In the Ruminococcus sp. OA3 genome, one interval contains:
- a CDS encoding circularly permuted type 2 ATP-grasp protein yields the protein MKTILNEYRQEIESNFEENQEAALKVKDYLEHSSVAYHGRCVHTLHIPKVFTAEVIEQYRSIVRTTYRIFEKVIREYLANAEYRKLFPFSERLEELILVPNLYQSVLPIARFDIFYNEDDGTFQFCEINTDGTSAMNEDYVLNMAVDLNPAHQEMKQRYSFEKFELFDSWVDAFLNIYNSYEKKKEHPYVAIVDFLEHCSITEFEEFERRFQKAGYETEICEITKLIYRDGVLYSPSGHPIDVIYRRAVTTDVMEHYDEVRDFIEAVKHQDVCLIGSFCTQIIHNKWLFKVLREQRTLSFLTQEEREFVMEHVPATELLDEREKTLEIILREKDRWIIKPLDSYASRGVFAGIDYTQEEWKDIVMRHRGKDYIYQEYCPPYQTANIYLVDKDAQFKPYTNMSGLFVYDGVFSGIYSRLSDGGIISSQYNEKAVATLYVK from the coding sequence ATGAAAACAATATTAAATGAATACAGACAGGAAATAGAAAGTAATTTTGAAGAAAATCAGGAGGCGGCGCTTAAAGTCAAAGATTATCTTGAGCATTCCTCCGTTGCTTATCACGGCAGGTGTGTGCATACACTGCATATACCAAAAGTCTTTACGGCAGAAGTGATTGAACAGTACCGTTCAATTGTGAGAACAACATATCGGATATTTGAAAAGGTGATCAGGGAATACCTGGCGAATGCGGAATACCGCAAGCTGTTTCCTTTTTCTGAAAGACTTGAGGAACTGATTCTTGTTCCAAATCTATATCAATCGGTGCTTCCTATCGCTCGGTTTGATATATTTTATAACGAGGATGATGGTACCTTTCAATTTTGTGAGATCAACACAGATGGAACGAGCGCAATGAATGAAGATTATGTGTTAAATATGGCTGTTGATCTCAATCCGGCACATCAGGAGATGAAACAGAGATATTCTTTTGAGAAATTTGAGCTGTTTGACAGTTGGGTTGATGCCTTTCTAAACATTTATAACAGCTATGAAAAAAAGAAAGAACATCCGTACGTTGCGATAGTTGATTTTCTGGAGCATTGTTCGATCACGGAATTTGAAGAGTTTGAACGCAGATTCCAAAAGGCCGGATACGAGACTGAAATTTGTGAGATCACAAAACTTATTTATAGAGATGGCGTGCTGTATTCTCCTTCAGGGCATCCGATCGATGTGATTTACAGGCGGGCGGTTACAACGGATGTCATGGAGCATTACGATGAGGTCCGGGATTTTATTGAGGCTGTGAAGCATCAGGATGTTTGCCTGATCGGTTCTTTCTGTACGCAGATCATCCATAACAAATGGCTGTTCAAAGTGCTGAGAGAACAGAGGACGCTGTCGTTTCTGACACAGGAAGAACGGGAATTTGTCATGGAACACGTTCCGGCCACGGAGCTTTTGGATGAACGGGAAAAAACGCTGGAGATCATACTGCGCGAGAAAGACCGATGGATTATCAAACCACTTGACTCCTATGCATCCAGAGGGGTGTTTGCCGGGATTGACTATACACAGGAAGAATGGAAAGACATTGTTATGCGACATAGAGGAAAAGATTATATTTATCAGGAATATTGCCCGCCATATCAGACGGCCAATATCTATCTGGTGGATAAGGATGCACAGTTTAAGCCATATACCAATATGTCGGGACTATTTGTATATGATGGCGTATTTTCCGGAATTTATTCGCGTCTTTCTGACGGTGGAATCATTTCATCGCAGTACAATGAAAAAGCGGTCGCAACGCTGTACGTGAAGTGA
- a CDS encoding pyridoxal phosphate-dependent aminotransferase, producing MIAEIYRNMLSAKSVIRETFAYGSMRAEEIGYENVFDYSLGNPSVPAPEKLTKRLISLLETKSPAELHGYSPTLGNQEVREAVAKSLSDRFHMDYKTEHIFMTSGAASSIAHALRAVTVPGDTVLTFAPYFPEYQPYVTLAGLNLKIVPPDLARFQIDFKMMEDMLTEDVAAVLINTPNNPSGTAYTTETLEHMAKILHEKEAEYGHDIYVISDEPYREIIFAGTDSPYPASIYDKTITCYSFSKSLSIPGERLGYVAVAPSCPDAGLLIDMCGQISRGIGHNCPSSLIQMAVKDVLYDTADLSVYETNMNLLYEKLTELGFTCVKPQGTFYMFPKALEEDAGAFCRKAREHDLLLVPGDTFGCPGYFRISYCVETEKVKRSLPAFEKLADRYR from the coding sequence ATGATTGCAGAAATATATCGTAATATGCTGAGCGCGAAATCAGTGATCAGAGAGACTTTCGCATACGGTTCCATGCGGGCTGAGGAGATCGGATATGAGAATGTCTTTGATTACAGTCTGGGGAATCCCTCCGTGCCGGCTCCCGAAAAACTTACCAAGAGACTGATCAGTCTGCTGGAAACAAAGAGTCCTGCAGAACTGCACGGATACAGCCCGACACTGGGAAATCAGGAAGTCAGGGAGGCAGTGGCAAAATCCCTGTCAGACCGGTTCCATATGGATTATAAAACGGAACATATTTTTATGACCAGCGGGGCGGCGTCTTCGATTGCGCACGCACTTCGTGCAGTGACTGTTCCCGGAGATACGGTTCTGACTTTCGCCCCTTATTTTCCGGAGTATCAGCCATACGTAACGCTTGCGGGCCTGAATCTGAAGATTGTACCGCCGGATCTTGCGCGATTCCAGATAGACTTTAAAATGATGGAAGATATGCTGACAGAGGATGTAGCGGCGGTTCTGATCAACACGCCGAATAATCCTTCCGGTACAGCTTATACAACGGAAACACTGGAACATATGGCTAAGATCCTGCATGAAAAAGAAGCGGAATACGGTCATGATATCTATGTGATCTCTGATGAGCCGTATCGTGAGATCATATTTGCGGGGACTGACTCGCCGTACCCGGCTTCCATTTATGATAAGACAATCACCTGCTATTCTTTCAGCAAATCACTTTCCATTCCGGGAGAGCGCCTCGGTTATGTGGCAGTTGCACCGTCATGTCCGGATGCAGGGCTCCTGATTGACATGTGCGGTCAGATTTCAAGAGGGATTGGGCATAATTGTCCATCGTCCCTGATTCAGATGGCAGTTAAGGATGTGCTCTATGATACGGCGGATCTGTCTGTCTATGAGACAAACATGAATCTGCTGTATGAGAAACTGACAGAGCTCGGATTCACCTGTGTGAAGCCACAGGGAACTTTCTACATGTTTCCGAAAGCACTGGAGGAAGATGCGGGTGCTTTCTGCAGGAAGGCTCGTGAGCATGATCTCCTGCTGGTGCCGGGTGATACCTTCGGTTGTCCGGGATACTTCAGGATCTCCTACTGTGTAGAGACAGAAAAAGTAAAACGGTCATTGCCAGCATTTGAAAAACTGGCAGATCGCTATCGATAG
- a CDS encoding mechanosensitive ion channel family protein — MNILLQWMDKHLPEVGSFCLKVVLTIVVYLIASKIIKWICKIFRKSMNKAGLAPEAISFLNSAIKAGLYAVLIFQLATQFGVKESSVAALLASAGVGIGLAMQGGLSNLAGGVILLLLKPFGVGDYIIESSANNEGTVQKIELFYTTLMTVDNRRIVIPNATLTNNIITNVTAMDERKLDLRVDISYDSDMKKAKEIISSLLQEDADIMKDREIQVFVDALCDSSVRIGCRSWVKTESYWPTRWRLNEEIKLAFDEAGIVIPYPQMDVHIQTHSQDTERKQKK; from the coding sequence ATGAATATCTTATTGCAGTGGATGGATAAACATCTGCCTGAAGTAGGTTCTTTCTGTCTGAAAGTAGTACTGACGATCGTTGTCTATCTGATTGCATCGAAAATCATTAAATGGATCTGTAAAATATTCAGAAAATCGATGAACAAAGCCGGACTGGCGCCGGAGGCAATCAGCTTTCTGAACTCAGCCATCAAAGCCGGACTGTATGCTGTTCTTATTTTTCAGCTGGCAACACAGTTTGGTGTGAAAGAGTCATCTGTGGCGGCCCTGCTGGCATCAGCCGGAGTCGGTATCGGACTGGCTATGCAGGGTGGACTGTCAAATCTGGCGGGCGGTGTAATCTTACTGCTGCTGAAACCGTTTGGGGTAGGGGATTATATCATTGAGAGCTCGGCAAATAATGAGGGGACTGTTCAGAAGATAGAGCTGTTTTACACGACGCTTATGACAGTGGATAACCGCAGGATCGTGATTCCGAATGCGACTCTGACGAATAACATCATTACAAATGTCACGGCTATGGATGAGCGGAAGCTGGATCTCAGAGTGGATATTTCGTACGATTCAGATATGAAAAAGGCCAAGGAGATTATCAGCAGCCTTCTGCAGGAAGATGCAGATATCATGAAGGACAGGGAGATCCAGGTATTTGTAGATGCACTGTGTGACAGCAGTGTCCGTATCGGCTGCCGGTCCTGGGTAAAAACAGAAAGTTACTGGCCGACCCGCTGGAGGCTCAACGAAGAGATTAAGCTGGCATTTGATGAGGCGGGGATCGTGATACCTTATCCTCAGATGGATGTGCATATTCAGACTCACAGCCAGGATACGGAAAGGAAGCAGAAAAAATGA
- a CDS encoding glutamate-cysteine ligase family protein, giving the protein MEIRKENKDLLIKYFENGSKRNCIEKLGVELEHLIVRSETGESVTYQEEKGIAYILERLSEFFPWRYEPEGFLIGIYNEDYSISLEPAGQLEISINPRENISLIYRIYRMFLEQIQPILRECGYELLTLGYHPKSKVQDMPLIPKTRYEFMDRYFMETGTCGINMMRGTAATQVSIDYCSEQDFVQKIRAAYILMPLLKLLTDNTPIMEGEIYEGYMARSYIWDHVDPARTGIPKGLFDEDFGFDKYADFLLGMPPVFVEDQDTPMYTGHKSTAEVWGEERLSRHDIEHVLSMNFQDVRLKHYLEIRYADSMPIKCVLAYTALLKGIFYNKELVKEVNEKFSASEKEIIKAQKNLMKNGFDGDVYGYEAAKLLSYLIEAAKNQLMETEQLSLLPLEEILYHKRTLAREYYENNIK; this is encoded by the coding sequence TTGGAGATACGAAAAGAAAATAAGGATTTACTGATAAAATATTTTGAGAATGGAAGTAAGCGCAACTGTATCGAAAAACTGGGGGTAGAGCTGGAACATCTGATCGTAAGGTCAGAGACCGGCGAGAGTGTTACCTACCAGGAAGAAAAAGGTATTGCTTATATTCTGGAACGGTTATCCGAATTTTTCCCGTGGCGTTATGAACCGGAAGGATTTCTGATTGGAATTTATAATGAGGATTATTCCATCAGTCTGGAACCTGCAGGACAACTGGAGATCAGCATTAATCCGAGGGAAAACATTTCGCTCATCTACCGGATATACAGAATGTTTTTGGAACAGATACAGCCGATCCTGAGGGAGTGCGGGTATGAGTTGCTGACACTCGGCTATCATCCGAAATCGAAAGTGCAGGATATGCCGCTGATTCCTAAGACGAGATATGAGTTCATGGATCGCTATTTTATGGAGACCGGTACGTGCGGGATCAATATGATGCGTGGAACCGCAGCAACGCAGGTATCTATTGATTACTGCAGCGAACAGGATTTCGTGCAGAAGATCAGAGCCGCGTATATTCTGATGCCGCTTCTAAAACTTCTGACGGACAATACACCGATCATGGAAGGAGAAATCTATGAAGGATATATGGCGCGAAGCTATATATGGGATCATGTAGACCCTGCGCGTACGGGCATTCCCAAGGGGCTTTTTGATGAGGATTTTGGATTTGATAAATATGCGGATTTTCTGCTTGGGATGCCTCCTGTTTTTGTGGAGGATCAGGATACACCGATGTATACCGGGCATAAAAGCACGGCGGAGGTCTGGGGGGAAGAACGCCTCAGCCGGCATGACATAGAGCATGTTTTATCCATGAATTTTCAGGATGTCCGATTAAAACATTATCTGGAGATCCGGTACGCAGACAGTATGCCGATAAAATGTGTGCTTGCCTATACAGCTCTGCTGAAGGGGATTTTCTATAATAAAGAGCTGGTGAAAGAGGTCAATGAAAAGTTTTCCGCATCAGAGAAGGAAATAATAAAAGCACAGAAAAATCTGATGAAAAACGGATTTGACGGGGATGTATACGGGTATGAAGCAGCAAAACTGCTGAGTTATTTAATTGAAGCAGCGAAAAATCAGCTTATGGAAACAGAACAGCTATCATTGCTGCCTTTGGAAGAAATACTATATCATAAAAGAACGTTGGCGAGAGAGTATTATGAAAACAATATTAAATGA
- a CDS encoding GH25 family lysozyme, whose amino-acid sequence MYGIDISAYQGSVNARKIREAGIEFAIIRVTDKNNKEDTEFKKNYEQCSSAGMSIGVYKFSYALTKSAAIAEAEKTLELIRNKKISCGVWLDLEWEKQRQLGTRKLEEIATTFLDTVRAAGYPCGIYCNTDWYTNVLPKSLKSYPLWLARYPAADNGTPNYALKPNAGIIWQYTSKGNVPGISGHVDRDISWVDLNSYFKGENQESEAVYMFEVHTLQYGSGGNDVLLFQEIMKARGYYDGGLDRSYGAGCQDACRRYQKERDGAAGPVDGICGEKTWADLIAL is encoded by the coding sequence ATGTATGGTATCGATATCAGTGCCTATCAGGGCAGTGTAAACGCAAGAAAAATCAGAGAAGCCGGAATCGAGTTTGCTATTATCAGAGTGACTGATAAAAATAATAAAGAGGATACAGAATTCAAAAAAAATTATGAACAGTGCAGCAGCGCAGGAATGTCCATAGGCGTATATAAATTTTCCTATGCTCTCACAAAATCGGCAGCAATTGCCGAGGCGGAGAAAACACTGGAACTTATCAGAAACAAAAAAATTTCCTGCGGGGTATGGCTGGATCTGGAGTGGGAAAAGCAGAGACAGCTTGGAACAAGAAAACTTGAAGAGATTGCCACAACATTTTTGGATACCGTGCGGGCTGCCGGTTATCCATGCGGGATTTATTGTAATACGGACTGGTATACAAACGTATTGCCAAAGTCTCTGAAATCATATCCGCTCTGGCTGGCAAGGTACCCGGCTGCGGATAACGGAACACCGAATTACGCCCTGAAACCAAATGCCGGAATCATCTGGCAGTATACAAGTAAAGGAAATGTCCCGGGAATATCAGGCCATGTGGACAGAGATATTTCATGGGTGGATCTGAACAGTTATTTTAAAGGTGAGAACCAGGAAAGTGAGGCGGTTTATATGTTTGAGGTTCATACACTGCAGTATGGAAGCGGAGGGAACGATGTGCTGTTGTTTCAGGAGATAATGAAGGCGCGAGGATACTATGATGGCGGGCTTGACCGAAGTTACGGCGCTGGTTGCCAGGATGCATGCCGCAGATATCAGAAGGAAAGAGACGGGGCAGCAGGTCCGGTAGACGGGATCTGCGGTGAGAAGACGTGGGCAGATCTGATTGCCCTGTAG
- the cbiQ gene encoding cobalt ECF transporter T component CbiQ, translating into MSTIHKHHRKSGHKHGEGFSIDYYAYMSGIRHWNASFKVAFAFTTLILCVALDNPFVSVMVILAMGGITVVKGGVSFHDYISFMTIPVVFMVFGSIAIALGFSLHPTGQYCLDLNLFCIYTSNESLIKTAEIMLKAFGAVSAMFMMTLSTPSNEIISVLRKAHVPKLIIELMNMIYRFIFILTEVQRKMKNSAQSRMGYDDFRTSLKSFGNIASNLFIVSLKKANAYYDALESRGYTGELLFWEEEKPVRKMQVLLAGAFIGLMVCIWLLTR; encoded by the coding sequence ATGTCAACTATACATAAGCACCACCGTAAATCGGGACATAAACATGGCGAGGGGTTTTCGATTGATTATTATGCATATATGTCCGGTATCCGGCATTGGAATGCGTCATTCAAGGTGGCATTCGCATTTACGACGCTGATTCTGTGTGTTGCACTGGACAATCCGTTTGTGTCTGTGATGGTGATACTGGCTATGGGGGGGATTACCGTTGTAAAAGGCGGCGTAAGTTTTCATGATTATATTTCGTTCATGACAATCCCTGTTGTGTTCATGGTTTTTGGAAGCATTGCAATAGCACTGGGATTTTCGCTGCATCCGACGGGGCAGTACTGCCTGGATTTGAATCTCTTTTGTATCTATACATCGAATGAGAGTCTGATAAAGACTGCGGAGATCATGCTTAAGGCATTCGGTGCGGTATCAGCTATGTTTATGATGACACTGTCGACACCGTCAAATGAGATTATCTCGGTGCTGCGGAAAGCACACGTGCCAAAACTGATCATAGAGCTGATGAATATGATCTATCGATTTATTTTTATTCTGACGGAAGTTCAGAGGAAAATGAAGAATTCAGCACAGTCCAGGATGGGGTATGATGATTTTCGAACGTCGCTTAAGTCATTTGGAAATATAGCAAGTAATCTTTTTATTGTATCACTGAAAAAGGCAAATGCCTATTATGATGCACTTGAGTCCCGGGGCTATACAGGAGAACTGCTTTTCTGGGAAGAAGAAAAGCCTGTCAGGAAGATGCAGGTTCTGCTGGCCGGGGCTTTTATTGGGCTGATGGTATGTATCTGGCTGCTGACAAGATAA
- a CDS encoding P1 family peptidase: protein MDRKLLHEISITEINGIKIGHAQDKQGATGCTVIICEKGAATGVDVRGSAPAGRETDAIKPGNICDAAHAVVLSGGSAFGLDAAAGVMEYLEERGIGFDVGMTVVPIVCGASIFDLTVGDSRIRPDRAMGRAACENASGKPVPEGNVGAGTGASIGKFMGTERSMKSGLGTYAVQLGDLQVGAIVTVNALGDVFDLDTGRQIGGLLSPDKKELCNSEELMYQKYTADKNYFAGNTTIGCIVTNAKLDKTQMMKIASMAHDGMARTIRPVHTWADGDSIFAMATGEVAADANAVGTLAARVMGYAVNRGVQKAVGDYGLISASELNF from the coding sequence ATGGACAGAAAGTTATTACATGAAATCAGTATCACGGAGATCAACGGGATCAAAATAGGCCATGCCCAGGATAAGCAGGGGGCAACAGGCTGTACTGTGATCATATGTGAAAAGGGCGCTGCTACGGGAGTGGATGTTCGCGGAAGTGCACCCGCGGGCAGGGAAACCGATGCGATAAAGCCCGGCAACATCTGCGATGCGGCTCATGCAGTCGTGCTGAGCGGAGGCAGTGCATTCGGACTGGATGCGGCGGCAGGTGTGATGGAGTATCTGGAAGAAAGAGGAATTGGATTTGATGTGGGTATGACTGTGGTACCGATCGTATGCGGCGCATCGATCTTTGACCTGACAGTCGGTGACTCCAGGATCAGGCCGGACCGGGCGATGGGGAGAGCAGCCTGTGAGAATGCTTCCGGCAAACCGGTACCGGAAGGCAACGTGGGGGCAGGCACAGGCGCCAGTATCGGAAAATTCATGGGAACAGAGCGCTCCATGAAAAGCGGACTGGGAACTTACGCCGTACAGCTGGGCGATCTGCAGGTAGGTGCGATCGTAACGGTAAATGCACTTGGAGATGTGTTTGATCTGGATACCGGAAGACAGATCGGAGGTCTTCTTTCGCCGGATAAAAAGGAGCTGTGTAATTCGGAAGAACTCATGTATCAGAAATACACGGCGGATAAAAATTATTTTGCCGGAAATACAACCATTGGCTGCATTGTGACAAATGCAAAACTGGATAAAACCCAGATGATGAAAATTGCATCCATGGCACATGACGGTATGGCAAGGACGATCCGTCCTGTTCACACATGGGCGGACGGCGATTCGATATTTGCCATGGCAACGGGAGAAGTGGCGGCAGATGCAAATGCCGTGGGAACACTTGCGGCTCGTGTTATGGGGTATGCGGTTAACAGAGGTGTGCAAAAAGCCGTTGGTGACTACGGACTGATCAGCGCTTCTGAGTTGAATTTCTAA
- a CDS encoding TIM barrel protein: MAMQICGAPCCWGVEDPKNPYIPTWQTVMREARMAGYSAVELGPYGYLPIDVETVTKELEKNEISIVAGTIFQDLVSKENHANVLKAADDICWLITQLPKLPEYEGQKFPTPYLVVIDWGHDERDFTSGHPDRAKRLEQAEWEQLMDHIREICDHAARFGVRVVVHPHAGGYIEFADEIEKLTEDIPYETAGLCLDTGHLYYAGMDPVAWLKKYAGRLDYVHFKDVNETIYREVMSMEKLRFFEGVAKGSMCPIGTGTLDYPAIKDTLEEIGYSGYITIEQERDPRDSGATLEDVKASVDYLKSVGYKI, translated from the coding sequence ATGGCAATGCAAATATGTGGGGCACCGTGCTGCTGGGGAGTGGAGGATCCGAAGAATCCGTATATTCCGACCTGGCAGACTGTTATGAGAGAGGCCCGGATGGCCGGCTACAGTGCGGTGGAACTGGGACCGTACGGTTATCTGCCGATCGATGTGGAGACGGTGACAAAGGAACTTGAGAAAAATGAGATTTCCATTGTGGCAGGCACGATATTTCAGGATCTGGTGAGCAAAGAAAATCATGCCAATGTGCTGAAGGCAGCGGATGATATCTGCTGGCTGATCACACAGCTGCCGAAACTGCCGGAGTATGAGGGGCAAAAGTTTCCGACGCCATATCTGGTCGTGATCGACTGGGGGCATGATGAACGTGATTTTACATCTGGCCATCCTGACCGTGCAAAGAGACTCGAACAGGCGGAATGGGAACAGCTGATGGACCATATCCGGGAAATCTGTGATCATGCGGCAAGATTTGGTGTCCGTGTTGTAGTTCATCCTCATGCAGGCGGCTATATTGAATTTGCGGATGAGATTGAGAAACTGACAGAAGATATCCCTTATGAGACGGCGGGGTTGTGTCTGGATACGGGGCACCTGTATTATGCGGGAATGGATCCGGTGGCCTGGCTGAAAAAATATGCCGGCCGGCTCGATTACGTGCATTTTAAGGATGTCAATGAAACGATTTACCGTGAAGTAATGTCAATGGAAAAACTACGTTTCTTTGAGGGGGTTGCCAAAGGTTCCATGTGTCCAATCGGAACCGGGACTCTTGATTATCCGGCGATCAAAGATACGCTGGAAGAGATCGGGTACAGCGGTTACATAACGATTGAACAGGAGAGAGATCCGCGTGACTCAGGAGCCACACTGGAGGATGTAAAAGCCAGTGTGGATTATCTGAAATCTGTCGGTTACAAAATTTAA
- the glgB gene encoding 1,4-alpha-glucan branching protein GlgB: MADKLYDLMDWAAIEAIVYSEENKPRRTLGPRVTKDGVLIQCFFPEKTKVMLKTTADRVNHRMKMQDENGFFAILLPGKKIPEYVFVIQEEGKYREYEDPYAFPSQITHEEEVQFSHGICYDIYERLGAHPMRINGRRGVHFAVWAPNALRVSVVGDFNSWDGRMYQMEKLEESGIFELFIPGIEPDELYKFELKLRDGLTYLKADPYANSAQLRPDTASVVTNLKKYRWNDQDWMSNRRKVQGEDKPMYIYELHLGSFRKPEDGRLFYNYREIAPMLVDYVKETGYTHVELMPVMEHPLDESWGYQVSGYYAPTRRYGSPQDFMAFVDALHEAGIGVILDWVPAHFPKDIAGLAAFDGTCLYEHQDPRQGMHPHWGTLIFNYGRPQVSNFLISNALFWAEKYHIDGIRMDAVASMLYLDYGKNDGEWVANIYGSNENLEAIEFLRHLNSILKKRHPDVMMIAEESTAWPKVTESVKQDGLGFDYKWNMGWMNDFLGYMEYDPVFRGAHHNELTFSMVYAYSEHFLLGLSHDEFVHEKKSLIGKMPGDEEQKFSNMRAALTYMVCHPGKKLLFMGQDFAQIKEWSESRQLDWELMEEPRHREFHEFFKALLKMYKSCPALYERDYDKEGFIWINEMEWEKNILTFMRCGKKRDDMLLIVCNFSAVSYPEYQVGVPKAGKYKEIFNSDAKKYGGSGMVNPRVKASKPVECDERSDSVKIKAAPLSVAVFEYRKG, translated from the coding sequence ATGGCAGATAAACTATACGATTTAATGGACTGGGCAGCGATAGAGGCAATTGTATACTCGGAGGAGAACAAGCCGCGCAGAACACTCGGACCGCGTGTCACGAAAGATGGTGTCCTGATCCAGTGTTTTTTTCCGGAAAAAACGAAGGTGATGTTAAAGACAACAGCAGACCGCGTAAACCATCGGATGAAGATGCAGGATGAAAATGGTTTCTTTGCCATTTTACTTCCCGGGAAGAAAATCCCAGAATATGTTTTCGTCATTCAGGAGGAGGGAAAGTACAGAGAGTACGAAGATCCCTACGCCTTTCCTTCTCAGATCACTCATGAGGAGGAAGTACAGTTTTCCCATGGAATCTGCTATGATATATATGAGAGGCTGGGAGCTCATCCAATGCGTATAAACGGCAGGCGCGGTGTGCATTTTGCAGTGTGGGCACCGAATGCGCTGCGTGTCAGCGTAGTCGGAGATTTTAACAGCTGGGATGGAAGAATGTACCAGATGGAAAAGCTGGAGGAATCCGGAATCTTTGAACTGTTTATCCCGGGAATAGAGCCCGATGAATTATATAAATTCGAATTAAAGCTGAGAGACGGTCTGACTTATCTGAAGGCCGATCCTTATGCGAATTCTGCACAGCTTCGCCCTGACACGGCGTCTGTTGTGACAAACCTGAAAAAATACCGATGGAATGATCAGGACTGGATGTCAAACCGGAGAAAGGTACAGGGGGAAGACAAACCCATGTACATTTATGAACTTCATCTTGGTTCGTTCAGAAAACCTGAGGATGGAAGGCTGTTCTACAATTATCGTGAGATCGCTCCCATGCTCGTTGATTATGTAAAAGAAACGGGCTATACACATGTGGAACTGATGCCGGTAATGGAACATCCGCTGGATGAATCCTGGGGATATCAGGTGTCAGGTTATTATGCACCGACGAGACGTTACGGAAGCCCTCAGGATTTCATGGCCTTTGTAGACGCACTGCATGAGGCGGGGATCGGAGTGATCCTGGACTGGGTACCTGCACATTTTCCAAAAGACATCGCAGGACTGGCTGCATTTGACGGTACCTGCCTTTACGAGCACCAGGACCCGCGCCAGGGAATGCATCCACACTGGGGAACACTGATCTTTAATTACGGACGTCCACAGGTCAGCAACTTTCTGATTTCGAATGCGCTCTTCTGGGCTGAGAAATATCATATTGACGGGATACGGATGGATGCTGTCGCATCTATGCTTTACCTTGATTACGGAAAAAATGATGGAGAATGGGTTGCAAATATCTACGGAAGCAATGAAAATCTGGAGGCAATAGAATTCCTCCGGCATTTAAATTCCATATTAAAAAAACGGCATCCGGATGTGATGATGATCGCAGAAGAATCTACGGCATGGCCTAAAGTGACCGAAAGTGTCAAACAGGATGGCCTGGGATTTGATTACAAGTGGAATATGGGCTGGATGAATGATTTCCTGGGATATATGGAATATGACCCGGTATTCAGAGGCGCTCATCATAACGAGCTGACATTCAGCATGGTATATGCTTACAGTGAGCATTTCCTGCTGGGACTTTCTCATGATGAGTTCGTGCATGAAAAGAAATCTCTGATCGGAAAAATGCCGGGTGATGAGGAGCAGAAGTTTTCGAATATGCGGGCGGCGCTTACTTACATGGTATGTCATCCGGGTAAAAAACTGTTGTTCATGGGTCAGGATTTTGCACAGATAAAGGAATGGTCCGAGAGCAGACAGCTTGACTGGGAGCTTATGGAAGAGCCGAGGCACCGGGAATTCCATGAATTCTTCAAAGCACTGCTGAAGATGTATAAGTCCTGTCCGGCGCTCTATGAGCGGGATTATGATAAGGAGGGATTTATCTGGATCAATGAGATGGAATGGGAGAAAAATATTCTGACATTTATGCGGTGTGGGAAAAAGCGGGATGATATGCTGCTGATCGTCTGCAATTTCTCCGCGGTTTCCTATCCGGAATACCAGGTGGGAGTTCCGAAGGCAGGAAAATATAAGGAAATCTTTAACAGTGATGCAAAGAAATACGGCGGCAGCGGAATGGTGAATCCGCGTGTGAAGGCATCAAAGCCTGTAGAGTGCGATGAGCGTTCCGACTCGGTTAAAATTAAAGCAGCACCTCTCAGTGTCGCGGTGTTTGAATACAGAAAAGGGTAA